A single Vespa crabro chromosome 21, iyVesCrab1.2, whole genome shotgun sequence DNA region contains:
- the LOC124431524 gene encoding kinesin-like protein KIF14 isoform X1: protein MSHNISKSSPHGFCDAIFSMSPIKFDKENKSPAKEVSKASHRNIFTESPTIKNQNKTKQLLYKKHKLYTRNEISQFLDPLKRSSNVDDKHSKTINTLQNNDSFISGNIMKTPLKTESVSRLSDNKAVSGYLCTPKQQKTCLTPRNTKMNVLSSSKTPTKRYFSDQNLSQATPDCFNKVQLETPSVKFNDIGMDEAIEGENSNLTVGIRVRPLNLKELSEVKIASVLNIDGQSINVDCETSLHRFTYDHCFVSYSDSSISKHASQEVVFNTMVLPLVQNAFEGYNVCLLAYGQTGSGKSYSMMGIESSQENSMSVDKEAGIIPRFCQEIFTQIPSNKNFKTTVEISYFEIYNEKIHDLLASATNGDKRTALKVREHPVYGPYIVDLSQHCIKNYKDLQIWLKVGNSQRATAATGMNEKSSRSHSIFSIILTQTQLNDLKCSSTDASRRSKINLVDLAGSERLSQTCASGNRLREGVSINKSLLTLGKVIASLAENTNNRKRGFVPYRESVLTWLLKESLGGNSRTAMLGTVSPANIHLEETLSTLRYACQARAIVNRIRINEDPHDRLIRELKAEVLRLRGVREGYEKQLGVCPRKLVDSIESNVKDSKEIERKQEEINRLKEQLKKTEEQLAATQKSSLEKLQETEERKNSELKYLRRCGIAVEIDLREKDKQPCLINLAADPMLSGTLLYLIPPGLVRIGKRSENSETFKKVPLDIVLDGPLVRKLHCTIENKNGKLMLLPEMDGDTYLNGQVVSGKVHLKHGDRLVIGGNHYFKVSNPHDETGNIQISSQAIDFEFAHQEILKIQEEKLRAELEESKQKAIKELENAKREVELQLGSQKSTYEHKIEVLGSTLEEQKLALEEINRRKQELELEKEILANEIETNNRIKKIQQVETKANVSPYKSNFLQELESILNETTADFESALKIKTSAETIKAGGISLHEMQILVREATERCREVGINYEFNQQQTLIDKNLRPVIRVRDKDHKRETLWEPMRFLDWVHQLRDYDIENSLKELQNSENDWIPFDNTETFDDSLNNSRISINLTPVKKHLNESFQQLSMDTSMHDSMTQEEVSESQQRKNVNTYLMQIERATQSLSKLCQQCENPEINNTISDSLDRVQNIIVDIRSMLLVKNLKDSKNESVSSTGSVNNTVIERIDCTNTVQFVNNDIPKEDIKLNASPVKSNLRSNNITHPKNGNIPKSVRFTDKIQHHLT from the exons atgtCGCacaatatttccaaatctAGTCCACATGGGTTTTGCGACGCAATATTTTCTATGTCACCAATAAAATTTGACAAAGAAAACAAGTCTCCGGCAAAAGAGGT aTCAAAAGCATCACACCGTAATATATTTACTGAATCACctacaataaaaaatcaaaataaaacaaaacaattgttatataaaaaacataagTTATATACGAGAAATGAGATTTCTCAATTTCTTGATCCATTGAAAAGATCATCTAATGTCGATGATAAACATTCcaaaacaataaatacattacaaaataatgattctttcatatctggtaatataatgaaaactCCTTTAAAGACAGAATCTGTATCCAGATTATCTGATAATAAAGCTGTTTCTGGATATTTATGTACACCAAAGCAGCAAAAAACATGTTTAACTCCACGTAATACAAAAATGAACGTATTATCTTCTTCTAAGACTCCtacaaaaagatatttcagTGATCAAAATCTATCACAAGCAACTCCTGATTGTTTTAATAAAGTACAACTTGAAACGCCTAGtgttaaatttaatgatattgGAATGGATGAAGCTATTGAAGGTGAAAATAGTAATTTAACAGTCGGTATACGTGTGAGACCTTTGAATTTAAA agaATTAAGTGAGGTAAAAATTGCTTCAGTTTTAAATATTGATGGTCAAAGTATTAATGTAGATTGTGAAACATCACTACATAGATTTACATATGAtcattgttttgtttcttactCTGATTCGTCAATATCTAAACATGCTAGTCAAGAAGTTGTTTTTAATACCATGGTATTGCCATTAGTACAAAATGCATTTGAAGGTTATAACGTATGTCTGCTTGCATATGGTCAAACAGGATCTGGTAAAAGTTATAGCATGATGGGTATTGAATCTTCTCAAGAAAATTCTATGAGCGTTGATAAAGAGGCTGGTATCATACCACGATTTTGCCAGGAAATATTTACACAAATAcccagtaataaaaattttaaaacaacAGTAGAAATAAGTTACTTTGAAATTTACAACGAGAAGATACATGATCTTCTAGCGAGTGCTACCAATGGAGATAAAAGGACAGCTCTTAAAGTTAGAGAACATCCAGTTTATGGACCTTATATTGTAGATTTAAGTCAgcattgtataaaaaattataaagactTACAG ATTTGGTTGAAAGTAGGTAATTCTCAGagagcaacagcagcaactggtatgaatgaaaaaagttcACGATCACATAGTATTTTCAGTATTATATTAACTCAAACGCAATTAAATGATTTGAAATGTTCATCCACTGATGCAAGTCGTCgtagtaaaataaatttagtcGACTTAGCAGGCAGTGAAAGATTAAGTCAAACCTGTGCAAGTGGAAATAGATTGaga gaAGGTGTATCTATCAATAAATCTCTTCTTACCTTGGGGAAAGTAATCGCATCGCTTGCAGAAAATACAAACAATCGTAAACGAGGTTTTGTCCCATACCGTGAATCTGTTCTAACGTGGCTACTAAAA GAAAGTCTGGGTGGAAATTCTCGAACGGCAATGTTAGGTACAGTTTCACCAGCTAACATTCATCTCGAAGAAACCTTATCAACTCTTCGATATGCATGCCAGGCACGAGCTATTGTTAATCGCATTCGAATTAATGAAGATCCACATGACAGATTAATTCG CGAATTGAAGGCGGAAGTCTTACGATTACGAGGAGTTCGTGAAGGATATGAAAAACAACTTGGGGTTTGTCCACGTAAGCTTGTTGATAGCATAGAATCAAACGTAAAGGACAGTAAGGAGATTGAACGAAAGCAAGAAGAAATTAACAGGTTAAAAgaacaattgaaaaaaacaGAGGAACAACTTGCTGCCACTCAAAA GAGCAGCTTGGAAAAATTACAGGAAaccgaagaaagaaagaattccgAGCTAAAATATTTACGACGTTGTGGAATCGCAGTTGAAATTGATTTACGTGAAAAGGATAAACAACCATGTTTAATAAATCTCGCTGCTGATCCTATGTTGTCTGGTACATTGTTGTATTTAATTCCGCCTGGTTTGGTACGCATTGGAAAACGTTCAGAGAACTCAGAAACCTTTAAAAAAGTACCATTGGATATCGTTTTGGATGGGCCACTTGTTAGAAAATTGCACTG taccatagaaaataaaaatggtaagCTTATGTTGTTGCCAGAGATGGATGGTGATACCTATCTGAATGGTCAG GTGGTGAGTGGGAAAGTACATCTAAAACATGGTGATCGACTTGTCATAGGTGGCAATCATTACTTCAAAGTTTCAAATCCACATGATGAGACTGGAAACATACAAATTTCTTCACAGGCTATAGACTTTGAATTTGCACATCAAGAAATACTCAAGatacaagaagaaaa aTTAAGAGCAGAACTGGAGGAATCAAAACAGAAAGCCATAAAGGAATTAGAAAATGCAAAACGAGAAGTAGAGTTACAACTTGGCTCTCAAAAGTCTACCTACGAACATAAAATCGAGGTTCTTGGTAGTACATtggaagaacaaaaattagCATTGGAAGAAATAAATCGTCGTAAACAGGAACTCGAATTAGAAAAGGAGATACTCGCTAATGAAATAGAAacgaataatagaattaaaaaaattcaacaagTGGAAACTAAAGCAAATGTTTCACCATACAAGTCAAATTTTCTTCAAGAATTAGAAAGCATATTGAACGAAACTACTGCAGATTTTGAAAGTGCCCTTAAAATCAAAACCAGTGCCGAGACTATAAAAGCTGGTGGTATTAGTTTGCACGAGATGCAAATACTCGTTAGGGAAGCAACTGAACGATGCAGAGAAGTTGGCATAAattat GAATTTAATCAACAGCAGACTCTAATTGATAAGAATCTGAGACCTGTGATTCGTGTTCGAGATAAAGATCATAAAAGGGAAACATTGTGGGAACCAATGCGATTTTTAGATTGGGTTCATCAGTTGCGTGATTATGATATAGAAAATTCGTTGAAAGAGTTACAGAATTCAGAAAATGATTGGATACCTTTCGATAATACCGAAACGTTCGAcgattctttaaataatagtagaatttcgataaatttaacACCTGTGAAGAAACATTTGAACGAAAGTTTTCAACAATTATCTATGGATACGTCGATGCATGATTCTATGACGCAAGAGGAAGTATCCGAATCTCAACAGCGCAAAAACGTAAATACTTATCTTATGCAAATTGAACGCGCGACACAATCTTTAAGTAAACTATGTCAACAATGTGAAAACCCTGAAATTAACAATACAATTAGCGATTCTTTAGATAGAgtacaaaatattatcgttgatataagGAGTATGTTGCTCGTTAAAAATTTGAAGGATAGTAAAAATGAAAGTGTAAGTTCGACTGGATCTGTTAATAATACTGTGATCGAAAGAATTGATTGTACAAACACCGTGCAATTTGTGAATAATGATATTCCTAAAGAAGATATCAAGTTAAACGCATCTCCGGTCAAATCGAATTTACgcagtaataatattacacatcctaaaaatggaaatattccaaaatcCGTACGATTTACGGATAAAATTCAACATCATCTaacttaa
- the LOC124431527 gene encoding pyridine nucleotide-disulfide oxidoreductase domain-containing protein 1 produces the protein MADEIINCTFAIVGGGIAGVSCAEGISFLAPEKSTVLITASPLIKTVTNIIPLGKTVMQFDIEEKNAKTLTEKHPSLQVIHDIVTNIDVNKKYIKTQTGRSIKYTKLCLCNGGKPKLIAENNKFVIGIRDTESVIQFSQKIQNARKIVVVGNGGIATELVHEVKNVEVVWVIKDKHISATFIDPGAAEFFLQDVYNTDKSENSDIKPIRRMRYTTTGPSKEGGPALGPDWHNNFVIKGTSSNCRKVQIEYECEVNEILKKEEITECSDTENWPVYIKLTNGKIIGCDFIVSATGVVPNSNLTGLENLEKGEDEGLCVDWKLETSEKDIYAAGDVCTARWEIAKHWFQMRLWTQAHQMGIYAAKSMTSSLKEEDYMQDFCFELFTHVTKFFDYKVVLIGLYNGQKLDKNYEILLRVTKKEEYIKLILENGRLQGAVLIGDTNLEEMCENLVLNQIDLTPYGEDILDPDIDIEDYFD, from the coding sequence atggctgATGAAATCATAAACTGCACGTTTGCTATAGTAGGTGGTGGTATAGCAGGTGTGTCTTGTGCAGAAGGTATAAGTTTTCTTGCGCCAGAGAAAAGTACTGTATTAATTACTGCAAGTCCGTTAATTAAAACagtaacaaatattattccaTTGGGTAAGACAGTGATGCAATTTGATATTGAGGAGAAAAATGCAAAAACCCTTACTGAAAAGCATCCTTCATTACAAGTTATACATGACATTGTAACAAATATAGATGttaacaagaaatacataaaaacTCAAACTGGaagatcaataaaatatacaaaattatgtCTTTGTAATGGTGGCAAACCAAAACTTATagcagaaaataataaatttgtcatAGGTATTCGAGATACTGAATCTGTGATTCAATTTTCTCAAAAGATTCAAAATGCTAGAAAAATTGTGGTTGTTGGAAATGGAGGCATTGCAACTGAACTTGTGCATGAAGTAAAAAATGTTGAAGTAGTTTGGGTGATAAAGGATAAGCACATATCTGCAACATTTATTGATCCAGGTGCAGCAGAATTCTTTTTACAAGATGTTTATAATACAGATAAATCAGAAAATAGTGACATTAAACCTATCCGAAGAATGAGGTATACTACTACTGGACCATCTAAGGAAGGAGGACCTGCTCTTGGTCCAGATTggcataataattttgttataaaaggTACTTCATCAAACTGTAGAAAAGTCCAGATTGAATATGAATGCGAAGTAAACGaaattcttaaaaaagaagaaattacagAATGTAGCGATACTGAGAACTGGCctgtgtatataaaattaacaaatggtAAAATTATTGGTTGTGATTTTATTGTATCTGCAACTGGTGTTGTACCAAACTCAAACTTAACGGGTTTAGAAAATCttgagaaaggagaagatgaAGGTTTATGCGTGGATTGGAAATTGGAAACTTCGGAAAAGGATATTTATGCAGCAGGAGATGTATGTACTGCAAGATGGGAAATAGCAAAGCATTGGTTTCAAATGAGACTTTGGACGCAAGCACATCAAATGGGAATTTATGCCGCAAAGTCTATGACTTCGAgtctgaaagaagaagattacATGCAAGATTTTTGTTTTGAACTTTTTACTCACGTTACTAAATTTTTTGATTACAAAGTAGTTTTGATAGGTTTATACAATGGTCAAAagttagataaaaattatgagaTATTGCTTCgagtaacaaaaaaagaagaatatataaaacttatattAGAAAATGGAAGGTTGCAAGGAGCAGTACTTATAGGAGATACTAATCTAGAAGAAATGTGTGAAAACCTTGTTCTCAATCAGATAGACTTGACTCCATATGGCGAAGACATACTTGATCCTGATATTGACATTGAAGATTActttgattaa
- the LOC124431524 gene encoding kinesin-like protein KIF14 isoform X2, whose product MSHNISKSSPHGFCDAIFSMSPIKFDKENKSPAKEVSKASHRNIFTESPTIKNQNKTKQLLYKKHKLYTRNEISQFLDPLKRSSNVDDKHSKTINTLQNNDSFISGNIMKTPLKTESVSRLSDNKAVSGYLCTPKQQKTCLTPRNTKMNVLSSSKTPTKRYFSDQNLSQATPDCFNKVQLETPSVKFNDIGMDEAIEGENSNLTVGIRVRPLNLKELSEVKIASVLNIDGQSINVDCETSLHRFTYDHCFVSYSDSSISKHASQEVVFNTMVLPLVQNAFEGYNVCLLAYGQTGSGKSYSMMGIESSQENSMSVDKEAGIIPRFCQEIFTQIPSNKNFKTTVEISYFEIYNEKIHDLLASATNGDKRTALKVREHPVYGPYIVDLSQHCIKNYKDLQIWLKVGNSQRATAATGMNEKSSRSHSIFSIILTQTQLNDLKCSSTDASRRSKINLVDLAGSERLSQTCASGNRLREGVSINKSLLTLGKVIASLAENTNNRKRGFVPYRESVLTWLLKESLGGNSRTAMLGTVSPANIHLEETLSTLRYACQARAIVNRIRINEDPHDRLIRELKAEVLRLRGVREGYEKQLGVCPRKLVDSIESNVKDSKEIERKQEEINRLKEQLKKTEEQLAATQNTIENKNGKLMLLPEMDGDTYLNGQVVSGKVHLKHGDRLVIGGNHYFKVSNPHDETGNIQISSQAIDFEFAHQEILKIQEEKLRAELEESKQKAIKELENAKREVELQLGSQKSTYEHKIEVLGSTLEEQKLALEEINRRKQELELEKEILANEIETNNRIKKIQQVETKANVSPYKSNFLQELESILNETTADFESALKIKTSAETIKAGGISLHEMQILVREATERCREVGINYEFNQQQTLIDKNLRPVIRVRDKDHKRETLWEPMRFLDWVHQLRDYDIENSLKELQNSENDWIPFDNTETFDDSLNNSRISINLTPVKKHLNESFQQLSMDTSMHDSMTQEEVSESQQRKNVNTYLMQIERATQSLSKLCQQCENPEINNTISDSLDRVQNIIVDIRSMLLVKNLKDSKNESVSSTGSVNNTVIERIDCTNTVQFVNNDIPKEDIKLNASPVKSNLRSNNITHPKNGNIPKSVRFTDKIQHHLT is encoded by the exons atgtCGCacaatatttccaaatctAGTCCACATGGGTTTTGCGACGCAATATTTTCTATGTCACCAATAAAATTTGACAAAGAAAACAAGTCTCCGGCAAAAGAGGT aTCAAAAGCATCACACCGTAATATATTTACTGAATCACctacaataaaaaatcaaaataaaacaaaacaattgttatataaaaaacataagTTATATACGAGAAATGAGATTTCTCAATTTCTTGATCCATTGAAAAGATCATCTAATGTCGATGATAAACATTCcaaaacaataaatacattacaaaataatgattctttcatatctggtaatataatgaaaactCCTTTAAAGACAGAATCTGTATCCAGATTATCTGATAATAAAGCTGTTTCTGGATATTTATGTACACCAAAGCAGCAAAAAACATGTTTAACTCCACGTAATACAAAAATGAACGTATTATCTTCTTCTAAGACTCCtacaaaaagatatttcagTGATCAAAATCTATCACAAGCAACTCCTGATTGTTTTAATAAAGTACAACTTGAAACGCCTAGtgttaaatttaatgatattgGAATGGATGAAGCTATTGAAGGTGAAAATAGTAATTTAACAGTCGGTATACGTGTGAGACCTTTGAATTTAAA agaATTAAGTGAGGTAAAAATTGCTTCAGTTTTAAATATTGATGGTCAAAGTATTAATGTAGATTGTGAAACATCACTACATAGATTTACATATGAtcattgttttgtttcttactCTGATTCGTCAATATCTAAACATGCTAGTCAAGAAGTTGTTTTTAATACCATGGTATTGCCATTAGTACAAAATGCATTTGAAGGTTATAACGTATGTCTGCTTGCATATGGTCAAACAGGATCTGGTAAAAGTTATAGCATGATGGGTATTGAATCTTCTCAAGAAAATTCTATGAGCGTTGATAAAGAGGCTGGTATCATACCACGATTTTGCCAGGAAATATTTACACAAATAcccagtaataaaaattttaaaacaacAGTAGAAATAAGTTACTTTGAAATTTACAACGAGAAGATACATGATCTTCTAGCGAGTGCTACCAATGGAGATAAAAGGACAGCTCTTAAAGTTAGAGAACATCCAGTTTATGGACCTTATATTGTAGATTTAAGTCAgcattgtataaaaaattataaagactTACAG ATTTGGTTGAAAGTAGGTAATTCTCAGagagcaacagcagcaactggtatgaatgaaaaaagttcACGATCACATAGTATTTTCAGTATTATATTAACTCAAACGCAATTAAATGATTTGAAATGTTCATCCACTGATGCAAGTCGTCgtagtaaaataaatttagtcGACTTAGCAGGCAGTGAAAGATTAAGTCAAACCTGTGCAAGTGGAAATAGATTGaga gaAGGTGTATCTATCAATAAATCTCTTCTTACCTTGGGGAAAGTAATCGCATCGCTTGCAGAAAATACAAACAATCGTAAACGAGGTTTTGTCCCATACCGTGAATCTGTTCTAACGTGGCTACTAAAA GAAAGTCTGGGTGGAAATTCTCGAACGGCAATGTTAGGTACAGTTTCACCAGCTAACATTCATCTCGAAGAAACCTTATCAACTCTTCGATATGCATGCCAGGCACGAGCTATTGTTAATCGCATTCGAATTAATGAAGATCCACATGACAGATTAATTCG CGAATTGAAGGCGGAAGTCTTACGATTACGAGGAGTTCGTGAAGGATATGAAAAACAACTTGGGGTTTGTCCACGTAAGCTTGTTGATAGCATAGAATCAAACGTAAAGGACAGTAAGGAGATTGAACGAAAGCAAGAAGAAATTAACAGGTTAAAAgaacaattgaaaaaaacaGAGGAACAACTTGCTGCCACTCAAAA taccatagaaaataaaaatggtaagCTTATGTTGTTGCCAGAGATGGATGGTGATACCTATCTGAATGGTCAG GTGGTGAGTGGGAAAGTACATCTAAAACATGGTGATCGACTTGTCATAGGTGGCAATCATTACTTCAAAGTTTCAAATCCACATGATGAGACTGGAAACATACAAATTTCTTCACAGGCTATAGACTTTGAATTTGCACATCAAGAAATACTCAAGatacaagaagaaaa aTTAAGAGCAGAACTGGAGGAATCAAAACAGAAAGCCATAAAGGAATTAGAAAATGCAAAACGAGAAGTAGAGTTACAACTTGGCTCTCAAAAGTCTACCTACGAACATAAAATCGAGGTTCTTGGTAGTACATtggaagaacaaaaattagCATTGGAAGAAATAAATCGTCGTAAACAGGAACTCGAATTAGAAAAGGAGATACTCGCTAATGAAATAGAAacgaataatagaattaaaaaaattcaacaagTGGAAACTAAAGCAAATGTTTCACCATACAAGTCAAATTTTCTTCAAGAATTAGAAAGCATATTGAACGAAACTACTGCAGATTTTGAAAGTGCCCTTAAAATCAAAACCAGTGCCGAGACTATAAAAGCTGGTGGTATTAGTTTGCACGAGATGCAAATACTCGTTAGGGAAGCAACTGAACGATGCAGAGAAGTTGGCATAAattat GAATTTAATCAACAGCAGACTCTAATTGATAAGAATCTGAGACCTGTGATTCGTGTTCGAGATAAAGATCATAAAAGGGAAACATTGTGGGAACCAATGCGATTTTTAGATTGGGTTCATCAGTTGCGTGATTATGATATAGAAAATTCGTTGAAAGAGTTACAGAATTCAGAAAATGATTGGATACCTTTCGATAATACCGAAACGTTCGAcgattctttaaataatagtagaatttcgataaatttaacACCTGTGAAGAAACATTTGAACGAAAGTTTTCAACAATTATCTATGGATACGTCGATGCATGATTCTATGACGCAAGAGGAAGTATCCGAATCTCAACAGCGCAAAAACGTAAATACTTATCTTATGCAAATTGAACGCGCGACACAATCTTTAAGTAAACTATGTCAACAATGTGAAAACCCTGAAATTAACAATACAATTAGCGATTCTTTAGATAGAgtacaaaatattatcgttgatataagGAGTATGTTGCTCGTTAAAAATTTGAAGGATAGTAAAAATGAAAGTGTAAGTTCGACTGGATCTGTTAATAATACTGTGATCGAAAGAATTGATTGTACAAACACCGTGCAATTTGTGAATAATGATATTCCTAAAGAAGATATCAAGTTAAACGCATCTCCGGTCAAATCGAATTTACgcagtaataatattacacatcctaaaaatggaaatattccaaaatcCGTACGATTTACGGATAAAATTCAACATCATCTaacttaa
- the LOC124431531 gene encoding uncharacterized protein LOC124431531: protein MDLVYIPEVLTYGSFRSPLYQDYEQPWNKNYFGHEQSKSQRLQQKQQQPPPQEYYQQKKQITKNCHLCRENKRRSLALYIREKSRRSSCQEIHEELEEIEEEEKEIIKNEKKEITDKTHDSNISFIRNDERLCEAEEKKLENKCMIQE from the exons atggatCTCGTTTATATTCCTGAGGTATTAACCTACGGATCGTTCAGAAGCCCATTATATCAAGATTACGAGCAACCTTGGAACAAGAATTATTTTGGTCacg aacAATCGAAAAGTCAACGTCtccaacaaaaacaacaacaaccacCACCTCAAGAATattatcaacaaaaaaaacagattACGAAGAACTGTCATTTGTGTCGTGAAAACAAACGACGAAGTCTCGCTCTTTATATAAGGGAAAAGTCGCGAAGAAGTTCTTGTCAAGAAATACATGAGGAACTTGAAGAAAttgaggaagaggaaaaggaaataataaagaacgaaaaaaaagaaataactgaTAAAACCCATGACAGTAACATATCGTTCATTAGAAACGATGAGAGGTTATGCGAagcggaagaaaaaaagcttgAAAATAAATGCATGATACAAGAGTGA